Within Kutzneria chonburiensis, the genomic segment CTTGAACTCCGACAGCGGCAGCGGCGCCGACAGGCGCAGGCCCGGGATCCGGCGCAGCAGCGTGGTCAGCGCGATCTGCAACTCGATCCGGGCCAGCTGCTGGCCGAGGCACTGGTGCGGGCCGAAGCCGAACCCCAGGTGCGTGCGGGCCTGCCGGGCGAGGTCGACGCTGTCCGGCTGAGGAAACACGTCCTCGTCCCGGTTGCCCGACTGGATCGCGGCGACCAGCCACTCCCCCGCCTTCACCTCGGCCCCGGCGACCGTGACGTCCTCGGTGGCCCGCCGCAGCAGGCCGAACTGGATCACCGTCAGGTAGCGCAGCAGCTCCTCGACGGCGGTGGCCGGATCGGCCTGCAACGCGGCCAGCTGGTCCGGATTCTCCAGCAGCAGGGCCGTGCTCAGCGAGATCATGTTGGCCGTGGTCTCGTGCCCGGCGATCAGCAGCGTGGCGCCGATGGTGACCAGCTCGGCCCTGGTCAGCGGCTGGTCGGTGGCGTTGCCACGGGCGATCAGCCGGCTCAGCAGGTCGTCCGCCGGCGCGACCACCCGCTGGTCGATCAACCCGCCGATGTAGTCGGAAATCCGCTGCCACGCCTCGGCGCCGCCGCTGCGGTTGGTCTCGATCGACAGCAGCAGCTCGCTGTCGCGCTGGAACTCGTCCCGGTCGGCGTAGGGCACGCCGAGCATCTCGCAGATCACCAGCGACGGGATCGGCAACCCGAAGTCCCGCACCAGATCGGCGCTCGTGCCCGTCAGCATGGCGTCGATGTGCTCGTCGGTGATGCGCTGGATGTAGGGGCGCAGGGCTTCCATGCGTCGCACGGTGAACTCGCCGATCAGCAGCCGGCGCAGGCGGGCGTGGTCCTCGCCGTCCAGCTGGATGATCTGCCCCGGGTCGGGTTCGCTGAAGTCGTAGCCCGACAGCATGTGCTGCGAGCTCGCGGCCCACGAGCTCAGCCGCCGATCCGAGAGCACCGCGCGGGCATCCTCGTACCGGCTGACCAGCACCGCGTCCACACCGGCCGGGCAGCGCACCGTCGCAACGGGCTCCTCCGCGCGCAGGCGGACGTAGGCCGGATCCGGGTCGAAGGGGCACTTCTCCGTGCGCTGGTTCGGAAAGGCGGGCACATCGACCGGGCGAGTAGTCGTCACGTGAGATAGCTTGCCAGCCATGAAGTCACGCATCGCTGCTCTGATCGGGTCGGTGCTCATCGCCGCGCTGGTTCTGCCTGTTCAGGCAGCGGCGAGCGGTTTTCCCTTGACGCACTGCACCTTCACTCCTACGCCGGACAACCCTGCCGCCAGGCCGGTGCTGCGACCCGTGCCGATCGCACCCACCGTCGGCACGTTCGACGTGACGTTCCACTTCAACTACGGGCCCGTGACCGTGCGGCTCAACCGGGCCGGCGCCGCCCCGTGCGCCGTGCAGAACCTGATCAGCCTGGTGGCGCAGCGGTTCTACGACCACAGCCAATGCTGGCGGCTGACCGACAGCGAGCGGCTCGGCGTGCTCCAGTGCGGCGACATCTACGAGGTGGAGAAGGGCGGTCCGGGCTACAAGTTCCCGGACGAGACCGACGGCACCGAGACGTACGGGCGGGGCACGATCGCCATGGGCAACCAGGGGCCCGGCACCAACGGCAGCGAGTGGTTCATCGTGCACTCGTTCGCGCACATCCCGACCAACTACTCGGTGATGGGCACCGTGATCAGGGGCATGGACGTGCTGGACCGGATCGTGGCCGCCGGCATCATCCCCAGCGAGCGTGGCCCGCGCGACGGCGCGCCGGCCCAGCCCGTCAAGATCCTTCGCGGCACGCTCGGCTAGCGGTGGTCGGCCTCGCCCGTCTCCAGCAGGGTCGAGGCCGCACCCACCACGTTCGGATCCGGCTTGCCGACCACCTCGTGGTCCTTGTCCTCGTAGTCGACCAGTGAGAGCACGTGGCGCATCGCCTCGACGCGGGCGCGCTTCTTGTCGTTGCTCTTCACCACGGTCCACGGCGCGTAGTCGGTGTCGGTGGCCCGGAACATCGCCACCTTCGCCGCCGTGTAGGCGTCCCAGCGGTCCAGCGACTCCACGTCGTTCGGGCTGAGCTTCCACTGCCGGACCGGATCCACCTGGCGGATCAGGAAACGCGTGCGCTGCTCCGCCTGGGAGACCGAGAACCACAGCTTCACCAGCGTCACGCCGTCGTCGACCAGCATCCGCTCGAACGTCGGCGCCTGGTGGATGAAGCGGCTGTACTGCTCGTCCGTGCAGTAGCCCATGACGCGTTCCACGCCGGCGCGGTTGTACCAGGAGCGGTCCAGCAGCACGATCTCGCCCGCCGTCGGCAGGTGGTTGACGTAGCGCTGGAAGTACCACTGGCCCATCTCGCGCTCGGTCGGCTTGTCCAGCGCCACCACCCTCGCCCCACGGGGGTTGAGGTGCTCGGTGAACCGCTTGATCGTGCCGCCCTTGCCCGCCGCGTCCCGCCCTTCACAGGCGATGACCATGCGGCTGCCGGTCTCCTTGATCCAGTACTGCATCTTCAGCAGCTCGATCTGCAGCAGCCGCTTGACCAGGTCGTACTCCTCCCGGCTCAGACGGCTGTCGTACGGGTAGTTCTCCCGCCAGGTGTCCACCACCGTGCCGTCCGGGCGGAGCAGGATCGGGTCGTCGCCGTCCTCGTACTCCACGACCATCTCGTCGTGCTGCAGTTCCGGGAACCGGGCCAGGACCTCCGGCGATTGCTGAATCACCGCCCACACATACGCCAGCCGAACGAACGCGGGGTTACACGGCGGTTGATTTCAGTTGCCACTGAAGTAATAGTGCTTTTATTCGACATGGGTTCACCGATGTGAATCGGCGGAGCCCCGGCGGCCCGGGCCTCGGTGCGGCTCGTGGCGGCCTGGCATAGCCTGCAAGCAGGGAAAACCGCGAGGGAGAGTTCGTGGCGCTGGGTGAGCGGGAGTCGGAACGCGAGCGGTTGGCCGGGCTGGTCGGGGGAATCCGCGACCGGGGCGGGGCGCTGGTGGTCCGGGGCGAGGCGGGCATCGGGAAGTCGGCGCTGCTGGCGGAGATCGAAGCGCCGGGGGTGAGGGTGCTGGCGGCGGTGGGGGTTGAGGCGGAGCACAGCCTGCCCTACGCGGGCCTGCACCAACTGCTGTTCCCGCTGCGCCAAGGGATCGACGCCCTGCCGAAGACGCAACGAGAAGCGCTGGCGACGGCACTGGGGCTGGCGGACGGCCCACGCCCGGAGATCTACCTGGTGGGCATGGCGGTGCTGAACCTGCTGGCGGAAGCGGGAGAACCGCTGCTGCTGATCGTGGACGACGCGCACTGGCTGGATCCGAACAGCCAAGACGTGCTGGCCTTCGTGGCCCGCCGACTGGAATCGGAGCCGATCGCCCTGGTGGCGGCGGTGCGTGACGGCGAGCCGTCGCGGTTGACCACGGCGAATCTGCCGACGATGACACTGGGGCCGCTGTCGGACGAAGCGGCGCGGGAATTGCTGGCGGATGTACCGCCCGGGCAACGGGAGCGGGTGCTGAAAGCGGCGCGCGGCAATCCGCTGGCGCTGAAGGAGCTGTCCCGGGGTGATGCGTCGACGAGCGTGGAGCAGACGTTCGCGAACCGGGTGCGGGCGCTGCCGGCGGGCACGAGGACGTTCCTGCTGACCGCGGCGGTGAATGACACGAATGAGCTTGCCGAAGCGCTGGACGCCACGAAAGCGGACTTGGTGGCGTTGGGGCCGGCGCTGGACGAGAACCTGATCACGATCACGCACGACACGCTGGCCTGGCGGCACCCGCTGCTGCGCACGGCGATCGTCAAGGACGCGGAGCCGCAGGAACGCCAACGGGCGCACCAGGCCCTGGCCGACACGATCACCGATCCGGACCGGCGGATCTGGCACCGTGCGGCGGCGACCACGGGCCCGGACGAGGAGATCGCGGCCGAACTGGTGAAGTCGGCCAAGCGCACGGAACGCCGGGGTGGCGTCGACGCGACGGTGCGGCTGCTCGAACGGGCCGCGAAACTGACCAAGGATCCGGCCGGCCGCGCGGAGTTGCTACTCAAGGCGGCCGGCGGCGCCGTCGAGACGGGCAACCGGGAGCTGGCGGAACGTCTGCTGCGAGAGGCGTCGGCCGAGGACCTCACGCCGAACCAGCGAGCGGTCGCCCGCTGGCTGCCGACCAATCTCGACGACGGCCTGCGGGACGAGGTGTCCAGTCCGGGCGACGTCGCCGACCTGGCGATCAGCGTACTGGCCGACGGCGATCTCGACCTGGCGATGCAGATCCTGTGGGGCGCGGCCATGCGCTGCTTCTGGATCGAGCCCGGCATGGCCGACCGCCGCCGCCTGACCAAAGCAGCCGACGCCATGCCGCTCGACCGCCACGACCCGCGCGTGGTCGCGATCAACGCCTACGTGACTCCGCTCGAACGCGGCGAGTCCGTGCTGGCCGATCTCACCGCGCTGGCCGGCGAGACCGACCGCGACGCGCAGGTGGACCGCTTTCTGGGCAGCGCCGCGATGCTGACCGGCGCCTTCGATCTGGCGGCCCGGTTCTCCGCCAGCGCCCAACCCGGCCTGCGGGCCCAGGGCCGTCTCGCCTTCCTGGCCCGCGCGTTGGGCGTGCAGGCGTGGAGCTGCGTCCGCCTCGGCGATCTCGCCACCGCCATGGCCGCCGCTGAAGAGGGCCAACGGCTGGCAATCGAGACGTCACAGCACTACATCCACGGCCTGACGCTCGCCACTCAAGCCGAGATCGCCGCTTTGCGCGGCGACTATGCTCTGGCCGAAAGCCTTGCCACGCAAGCGGAAAGCATCGGCCTCTCGGCCGGCGCGCGGCCGGTGCTGGCCACCGTCCAGCTGGCCCGCGGCATCGCCGCGCTGGGTGAGGGACGGCACGCCGACGCGTTCGCGAACCTCATGCGGCTCAACGATCCCGCAGACCCCGCGTACCAGGTTGCCTTGCGCTGCTATGCGATCGCCGAGCTGACCGAGGCCGCGGTGCGCTGTGATCAGCTCGGCGTGGTCCGGGAACTGGTGCAGGAGTACGAGATGCACGCGATGGCGTCGCCCTCGCCGGCGCTCCACAGTGGACTCCGCCATGCCCGCGCCGTGCTCGCGGCCGACAACGAGGCGGAGAAGCTGTTCCGGGCCGCGCTGGACGTCGAGACCTGGCCGCTCGAACGCAGCCGAACCCAGCTCGCCTACGGGGAATGGTTGCGCCGGCAACGACGTCCCGCCGATTCGCGCCCGCACCTGCGCGCCGCCCGCGAGACGTTCGACGCGCTGGGCGTGACGGCGTGGGCCGAGCGGGCCCGCCGCGAGCTGCGCGCGGCCGGCGAGACCAGCCCGGACCAGCCCACCGACCGGGTCGGCGACCTGACACCCCATGAGCTGAACATCGCTCGGCTGGCCGCCGAGGGCTTGACGAACCGGGAGATCGGGCAGCAGCTTTATCTCTCACACCGGACCGTGAGCACGCACCTGCACCGCATCTTCCCCAAGCTCGGGATCACCTCCCGCACCGAACTGCGAGAGGTGCTCGGGCCATGACGTATGCCGCGTACGTCATCTGACGGTCGCCCGCGGCCGGAGCCGGTCACTAGCGTCGACAACGCAGTGATCGCCGTTCCCGTCAGGAGTGTTCCGATGATCAGCAGGAGACTGTTCGCGCAGGGCGTCGCCGGAGTCATGGCGGCGGGCACGCTCGCCGCCTGCTCCTCGGAGAAGGCCGCCGCGCCGGCCGCCGCCCCGACGACTTCGCCTGGCCACACCAAGTTCGCCGCCCTCAAGCAGATCAACGCCGGGCCGCTGAACATCGGCTACGCCGAGGACGGGCCGGCCAACGGTCCCGTGGTGTTCCTGCTGCACGGCTGGCCGTACTCGATCCACAGCTACGTCGACGTGGCCCCCATCCTGGCCGCCGCCGGATATCGGGTCATCGTGCCGTTCCTGCGGGGCTATGGCAGCACGACGTTCCTGAGCGCCGACACCGTCCGAAATGGACAGCAGGCCGCCACCGCCTCGGACCTCATCGCCCTGATGGACGCGCTGCACGTCGACAAGGCCGTGCTCGGCGGCTACGACTGGGGCAGCCGGACCGCCGGCTGCGTCGCCGCCGTGTGGCCCGAGCGCGTCAAGGCGGCCGCGCTGGTCAGCGGCTACCTGGTGACCAACCTCAAGGCCCAGCAGCAGCCGCTCACCCCCGTCGCCGAGCGCGGCTGGTGGTACCAGTACTACTTCAGCACCGATCGCGGCGTCGCCGGCTACCGGCAGAACGTGCACGACTTCAACAAGCTGATCTGGCAGACCGCCTCGCCCGACTGGAAGTTCTCCGACGCCACGTACGACCAGAGCGCCGAGGCCTTCGCCAACGCCGACCACGTCGCCGTCGTCATCCACAACTACCGTTGGCGGCTCGGGCTGGCGCAGGGCGAGGCGCAGTACGACGCCGTCGAGCAGAAGCTCCAGGCCGCGCCGCCGATCACCGTGCCGACCATCACCATCGCCAGCGACTTCGACGGCGCCGCCATGGACGGCAAGGCCTACCGGTCCAAGTTCACCGGCAAGTACGACCACCGGATCCTCAAGGGCATCGGCCACAACGTGCCACAGGAGGACCCGCAGAGCTTCGCCAAGGCCGTGATCGACGCCGACAAGCTCTGAGCAGACGGCTCCCCTGACGCGCCGCGGCCTTCGGGTCGCGGCGCGCCGCGTTTCCGCCGACCAAGCCTCGACGCCGTGCCCCGCCACCCATACCGACCGCCAAATCCCGCGACGCAAGGCCACTGCCCAAGCCCCGCCTCGCCCTGGCCTCCCCGCTCTGTCCCGCCTCGCCCTGGCCTCCCCGCTCTGTCCCGCCTCGCCCTGGCCTCCCCGCTCTGTCCCGCCTCGCCCTGGCCTCCCCTCCCCTCCCCTCCCCCGCGCGGTTTTTCGAGCACTTCCTCAACTTTCGAATACACTGTGTCCATGAAGGCACTCGAGGTATTAGCCGACGACCTGGTCTATCCGGAGTCGCCACGCTGGCACGACGGCCGCCTTTGGATCTCCGATGTGCACGCGTATCGCCTGGTCACGGTGGGTGCGACAACGGATGTTGTCTGCGAGGTGCCGGGGCGGCCGGCGGGCAGCGGCTTTCTGCCGGACGGCTCGTTGCTGCTGGCCACGGCCCTGGATCGGCGGCTGAACGTCTGGGACGGCGAGTTCCGGCCGGTGGCCGAGGTGCCGGCGACGGGTCTGCTGAACGACATGGTGGTCGGCCCGGACGGTCGGGCGTGGTTCGGAGACACCGGCTTCCGGCTGGGTGTCGAGGAGCCGCGACCGGGGCGGATCTTCACGTGGACGGCCGCGGAGGGGCCGGAGGTTGCGGCCGAAGACGTCTGGTTTCCCAACGGCATGGTCATCACGGGCAACGAACTGGTGGTCAACGAGTCGACGGCCGACCGGACTTCTGTATTCAGGATCCAGTCTGACGGAATGCTGCATCGGGACCGCGTGCTCGTGGAGGCGGGGCCGTTCCCGGACGGACTGGCGATGGACGCCGACGGCTCGTACTGGATCGCATTGTTCGGCGGGGGCAAGTTCGTGCACGTCAGCGTGGGTGGGGACGTGCTGGAAGAGATCGACACCGGCGGCCGGATCGCGGTGGCCTGCGCCTTCGGCGAAGGGTCGCTGTACCTGTGCACGGCCGAGACGACGATGGCGGATCTGCGCGAGGGACGTAGTCGCGGCTACATTCACCAACTTTCGAATGTCTAGCCAACTTACGAGAGTCTGTGGCAGCATGGGCTGCACCACGCCCCCGCCGATGAGGAGCCGACCATGTCCCTCGAACTGAAAAAGGCCTTGCCGACCAGCGCGGGCCGGGCCGGCTCCGACGCCGTGGCGGCCACCGTGTCCGGGGTGATCGCCGACATCCGCGACCGCGGCGACGCGGCCGTCCGCGAGTACTCGGCCCGCTTCGACAACTGGTCGCCGGCCGAGTTCCGGCTGTCGGCCGCCGAGATCGACCGCATCATCGCCACTGTGCCGGCGCAGACCATCGAAGACATCCGGACCGTGCAGGCCAACGTGCGTGGCTTCGCCGAGAAGCAGCTGGCGTCGATGCTGGAGTTCGAGGTCGAGACGGCCCCGGGGGTTTTCCTTGGCCAGAAACACAATCCGGTCGAAGCGGTCGGCGCGTACGTGCCCGGCGGCCGGTACCCGCTGCTCGCGTCGGCGCACATGACCGTGCTGACCGCGAAGGTCGCCGGCGTCAAGCGGGTCACCGCCTGCACGCCGCCGATCCGCGGCGAAATCCCCGCCGCCACCATCGCCGCCATGCACCTTGCCGGCGCGGACGAGATCCTGCTGCTCGGCGGCGTGCAGGCGGTCGCGGCGATGGCCGTCGGCACCGAGACGGTCGGCAAGGTCGACATGCTGGCCGGCCCGGGCAACGCCTACGTGGCCGAGGCCAAGCGGCAGCTGTTCGGTGAGGTCGGCATCGACCTGTTCGCCGGGCCGACCGAGATCCTGATCATCGCCGACGACACGGCCGACCCACAGCTGGTCGCCGTCGACCTGCTCAGTCAGGCTGAACACGGGCCGGACTCGCCGGCCATCCTGATCACCACCTCCGAGACCGTCGGGCGGGCGGTTCTGGACCACGTCGACCGGCTGCTGCCGGGCATGTCGACCCGTGACTTCGCGGAGCCGGCATGGCGTGATCACGGTCAGGTGCATGTTGTGTCGGGTTTAACGGAAGCGTTCAACCTGGCTGACGAGTTCGCCTCCGAGCACGTGCAGGTGCTGACCGAGAACCCGCGCCAGGCGCTGACCTCGATGAACCACTACGGCGCGCTGTTCCTCGGCGAGGGCACATGTGTCTCCTACGGGGACAAGGTCATCGGCACCAACCACACGCTGCCGACGCGGCACGCTGCGCGGTATACCGGTGGTCTCTGGGTGGGTAAGTTCCTGCGTACCGTGACGTACCAGGAGGTCACCAACGCGGCGTCCAGCGCCGCGCTGGGCGAGCTCTGTGGACGGGCGGCGCGGGCCGAGTTCTTCGAGGGCCATGCTCGGTCCGGCGACATCCGGGCTTCGCGGGTGCGCGGCGAGTTGCCCGCGTGGGCCAAGTGACCACTTTGGACGGTCGGACCGCGCTCGTGACCGGGGCGGGTCGTGGTCTGGGCCGGGGTATTGGTGTGGCGCTGGCTCGTGCTGGCGCGAAGGTGGTGCTGGTCAGCCGTACGGCTGCGGAAATCGATGCCGCTGCCTCGGAAATCCGGGATGCTGGCGGTTCGGCCGTCGCTGTGACCTGTGATGTCCTTGATTTGGCCGACTTTGAGGCCGTGCTGGACGGGGTCGGTGTGGTCGACGTGTTGGTGAACAACGCCGGCACCAACGACCCGATGCCGTTCGGCGAGGTCATGCCTACGGTGTACGACAAGATCTTCGATCTGAATGTTCGGGCCACGTATTTCGTGACCCAGGCGGTGGTCAGTCGCATGATCGCCGCTGGTCGCGGCGGCTCCGTGATCACGGTGTCGTCGCAGATGGGGCAGGTGGGCGCGGCCAACCGGTCCGTGTACTGCGCGGCCAAGCACGCCGTCGAGGGCATGACCAAGGCGTTGGCCGTCGAGCTCGGGCCGCGGGGCATCCGGGTGAACACGGTGGCCCCCGGTTACGTCGAAACCCCTTTGACCGCACCGTATTTCGCCGACGAGGAGTTCCGCGCGGACACCATGCGCCGGATCCCGCTCGGCCGGCTCGGCCTCGTCGCCGACGTCGCCGCCGCCGTCGTGTACCTCGCCGATCCCGCCGCGACCTTCGTCACCGGCACCAGCCTGGTGATCGACGGCGGCTACACCGCCCAGTAGAGGAGAGTCCCGTGTCCGAAGTGCATGACGTCGTCGTACTCGGCGCCGGCCCGGTCGGGCTGATGGCCGCCGGACTGCTCGGCCGGCTCGGTCACGACGTCGTACTGGTCGAGCGGCATCCCAACCTCTACAACCTGCCGCGAGCCGGGCACGTCGATCACGAGGTCGTGCGGGCGTTGCAGCTGCTGGACTGCACCGACACGTTCCTGGCCGACGCCATCGCCTGCGAGACCTACACGATGCGCAACGGCAAGGGCGAGGTGCTGGCCGAATTCCCTTGGGCGTCGGAGGGGATTTCCGGGTACCCGTCGGACTTCATGATGTACCAGCCGACCATGGAGGATCCGCTGCACTCCCGGCTGTGCGACGACCCCCATGTGACGCTGCGGCGGGGCTTCGAGATCACCGACGTCGTGCCGGGGGATGATTTCGTTGAGGTGTATGCTGTTCAGCCGGCTTCCGAGGCCGATGAGTACGGGCCTGCACGGGACGCGGAGTCCATTGTGGTCCATGGTCGCTATGTGATCGCCGCCGACGGCGGGCGCAGCCAGACACGTGAGCAGCTGGGCATCGAGCGCTACGATCTGGGATACTCGGAGGAGTGGCTCAACGCCGACTGCCGGCGTAAGCGGCCCGTGCAGCTTGAGCTCGACACCGGGCAGTGGTGCGATCCGGAGCGGCCTACCACGGTGCTTCCCTTGGGGCGGCGGCATCGTCGTTTCGAGTGGCGACTGCTGCCCGGGGAGACTGCCGAGGAGATGTCCGATCCGGCTGTGGCCTGGGAGCTCCTTGGCCGTCTTGGCCTGACGTCTGAGGACCTTTCCATTGTGCGCCAGCATGTGTGGAACTTCGAGGCCAAGATCGCCGTCACATGGTCTTCCGGTCGGGTGTTTCTGGCCGGTGATGCCGCCCACACGATGCCGCCGTTCCAGGGGCAGGGCATGTGCTCGGGCATTCGGGACGTGACGAATCTGGCCTGGAAGCTCGATCTGGTGCTTCGCGGGGTGTCCTCTCCTGCGCTGCTGGAGACCTACCAGTCCGAGCGGGAACCGAATCTCCTTGCATGGACGCATCTCTCCATCGAGACCGGCAAGGTCACCTCCGTGTTGGACGCTGACGAGGCCGCGTTGCGGGACGAAGCTTTCCATTCCGGGAACGCCCCGGCCATGCCGGTCATTCCGCCTTTGACCGGCATGGTCCGCACTCAGCCCGGTGCCGGCGAGCTCGGTCTCCAGGCCCTGGTGCGTCGAGGTTCTGTGACGGGACTGTTCGATGACGTCATCGGTTGCGGCTTCACAGTGGTGTCCACGATTGCGGATCCTGCCTTGTATCTGTCGCCTGCCCAGCTCAAGT encodes:
- a CDS encoding bifunctional 3-(3-hydroxy-phenyl)propionate/3-hydroxycinnamic acid hydroxylase; the encoded protein is MAAGLLGRLGHDVVLVERHPNLYNLPRAGHVDHEVVRALQLLDCTDTFLADAIACETYTMRNGKGEVLAEFPWASEGISGYPSDFMMYQPTMEDPLHSRLCDDPHVTLRRGFEITDVVPGDDFVEVYAVQPASEADEYGPARDAESIVVHGRYVIAADGGRSQTREQLGIERYDLGYSEEWLNADCRRKRPVQLELDTGQWCDPERPTTVLPLGRRHRRFEWRLLPGETAEEMSDPAVAWELLGRLGLTSEDLSIVRQHVWNFEAKIAVTWSSGRVFLAGDAAHTMPPFQGQGMCSGIRDVTNLAWKLDLVLRGVSSPALLETYQSEREPNLLAWTHLSIETGKVTSVLDADEAALRDEAFHSGNAPAMPVIPPLTGMVRTQPGAGELGLQALVRRGSVTGLFDDVIGCGFTVVSTIADPALYLSPAQLKFLADIDTRVVHVGGDVVDVEGKYAAWLDSHEWEVVVTRPDFHVFGGGSLAELPEIIDELAGHLQV
- a CDS encoding cytochrome P450; the protein is MTTTRPVDVPAFPNQRTEKCPFDPDPAYVRLRAEEPVATVRCPAGVDAVLVSRYEDARAVLSDRRLSSWAASSQHMLSGYDFSEPDPGQIIQLDGEDHARLRRLLIGEFTVRRMEALRPYIQRITDEHIDAMLTGTSADLVRDFGLPIPSLVICEMLGVPYADRDEFQRDSELLLSIETNRSGGAEAWQRISDYIGGLIDQRVVAPADDLLSRLIARGNATDQPLTRAELVTIGATLLIAGHETTANMISLSTALLLENPDQLAALQADPATAVEELLRYLTVIQFGLLRRATEDVTVAGAEVKAGEWLVAAIQSGNRDEDVFPQPDSVDLARQARTHLGFGFGPHQCLGQQLARIELQIALTTLLRRIPGLRLSAPLPLSEFKNSAIIYGLRSLPVQW
- a CDS encoding ATP-binding protein: MALGERESERERLAGLVGGIRDRGGALVVRGEAGIGKSALLAEIEAPGVRVLAAVGVEAEHSLPYAGLHQLLFPLRQGIDALPKTQREALATALGLADGPRPEIYLVGMAVLNLLAEAGEPLLLIVDDAHWLDPNSQDVLAFVARRLESEPIALVAAVRDGEPSRLTTANLPTMTLGPLSDEAARELLADVPPGQRERVLKAARGNPLALKELSRGDASTSVEQTFANRVRALPAGTRTFLLTAAVNDTNELAEALDATKADLVALGPALDENLITITHDTLAWRHPLLRTAIVKDAEPQERQRAHQALADTITDPDRRIWHRAAATTGPDEEIAAELVKSAKRTERRGGVDATVRLLERAAKLTKDPAGRAELLLKAAGGAVETGNRELAERLLREASAEDLTPNQRAVARWLPTNLDDGLRDEVSSPGDVADLAISVLADGDLDLAMQILWGAAMRCFWIEPGMADRRRLTKAADAMPLDRHDPRVVAINAYVTPLERGESVLADLTALAGETDRDAQVDRFLGSAAMLTGAFDLAARFSASAQPGLRAQGRLAFLARALGVQAWSCVRLGDLATAMAAAEEGQRLAIETSQHYIHGLTLATQAEIAALRGDYALAESLATQAESIGLSAGARPVLATVQLARGIAALGEGRHADAFANLMRLNDPADPAYQVALRCYAIAELTEAAVRCDQLGVVRELVQEYEMHAMASPSPALHSGLRHARAVLAADNEAEKLFRAALDVETWPLERSRTQLAYGEWLRRQRRPADSRPHLRAARETFDALGVTAWAERARRELRAAGETSPDQPTDRVGDLTPHELNIARLAAEGLTNREIGQQLYLSHRTVSTHLHRIFPKLGITSRTELREVLGP
- the ppk2 gene encoding polyphosphate kinase 2; protein product: MQQSPEVLARFPELQHDEMVVEYEDGDDPILLRPDGTVVDTWRENYPYDSRLSREEYDLVKRLLQIELLKMQYWIKETGSRMVIACEGRDAAGKGGTIKRFTEHLNPRGARVVALDKPTEREMGQWYFQRYVNHLPTAGEIVLLDRSWYNRAGVERVMGYCTDEQYSRFIHQAPTFERMLVDDGVTLVKLWFSVSQAEQRTRFLIRQVDPVRQWKLSPNDVESLDRWDAYTAAKVAMFRATDTDYAPWTVVKSNDKKRARVEAMRHVLSLVDYEDKDHEVVGKPDPNVVGAASTLLETGEADHR
- the hisD gene encoding histidinol dehydrogenase is translated as MSLELKKALPTSAGRAGSDAVAATVSGVIADIRDRGDAAVREYSARFDNWSPAEFRLSAAEIDRIIATVPAQTIEDIRTVQANVRGFAEKQLASMLEFEVETAPGVFLGQKHNPVEAVGAYVPGGRYPLLASAHMTVLTAKVAGVKRVTACTPPIRGEIPAATIAAMHLAGADEILLLGGVQAVAAMAVGTETVGKVDMLAGPGNAYVAEAKRQLFGEVGIDLFAGPTEILIIADDTADPQLVAVDLLSQAEHGPDSPAILITTSETVGRAVLDHVDRLLPGMSTRDFAEPAWRDHGQVHVVSGLTEAFNLADEFASEHVQVLTENPRQALTSMNHYGALFLGEGTCVSYGDKVIGTNHTLPTRHAARYTGGLWVGKFLRTVTYQEVTNAASSAALGELCGRAARAEFFEGHARSGDIRASRVRGELPAWAK
- a CDS encoding alpha/beta fold hydrolase translates to MISRRLFAQGVAGVMAAGTLAACSSEKAAAPAAAPTTSPGHTKFAALKQINAGPLNIGYAEDGPANGPVVFLLHGWPYSIHSYVDVAPILAAAGYRVIVPFLRGYGSTTFLSADTVRNGQQAATASDLIALMDALHVDKAVLGGYDWGSRTAGCVAAVWPERVKAAALVSGYLVTNLKAQQQPLTPVAERGWWYQYYFSTDRGVAGYRQNVHDFNKLIWQTASPDWKFSDATYDQSAEAFANADHVAVVIHNYRWRLGLAQGEAQYDAVEQKLQAAPPITVPTITIASDFDGAAMDGKAYRSKFTGKYDHRILKGIGHNVPQEDPQSFAKAVIDADKL
- a CDS encoding SMP-30/gluconolactonase/LRE family protein — protein: MKALEVLADDLVYPESPRWHDGRLWISDVHAYRLVTVGATTDVVCEVPGRPAGSGFLPDGSLLLATALDRRLNVWDGEFRPVAEVPATGLLNDMVVGPDGRAWFGDTGFRLGVEEPRPGRIFTWTAAEGPEVAAEDVWFPNGMVITGNELVVNESTADRTSVFRIQSDGMLHRDRVLVEAGPFPDGLAMDADGSYWIALFGGGKFVHVSVGGDVLEEIDTGGRIAVACAFGEGSLYLCTAETTMADLREGRSRGYIHQLSNV
- a CDS encoding SDR family NAD(P)-dependent oxidoreductase, translating into MTTLDGRTALVTGAGRGLGRGIGVALARAGAKVVLVSRTAAEIDAAASEIRDAGGSAVAVTCDVLDLADFEAVLDGVGVVDVLVNNAGTNDPMPFGEVMPTVYDKIFDLNVRATYFVTQAVVSRMIAAGRGGSVITVSSQMGQVGAANRSVYCAAKHAVEGMTKALAVELGPRGIRVNTVAPGYVETPLTAPYFADEEFRADTMRRIPLGRLGLVADVAAAVVYLADPAATFVTGTSLVIDGGYTAQ
- a CDS encoding peptidylprolyl isomerase; translated protein: MKSRIAALIGSVLIAALVLPVQAAASGFPLTHCTFTPTPDNPAARPVLRPVPIAPTVGTFDVTFHFNYGPVTVRLNRAGAAPCAVQNLISLVAQRFYDHSQCWRLTDSERLGVLQCGDIYEVEKGGPGYKFPDETDGTETYGRGTIAMGNQGPGTNGSEWFIVHSFAHIPTNYSVMGTVIRGMDVLDRIVAAGIIPSERGPRDGAPAQPVKILRGTLG